The sequence CCGCGCGTGTAAAAGCGATCTTTGACAGGGTCACAGCCTCCAGGGGCAAAGATCCCAAAGCCAGCAAACCCGACAGTGTGATCAATACCATCAGCACCTCCATGCTCGATTCTATCATTGGCTACAAAGGCGAAGCTGCTAAAGGTGTATACAAATACACCATCGGCAGGCCGGATGTGGCTTTACTGGAACACGGAATCCCCGTCAGCAGCTTCATGGGCTTCAATACCTGGGCCGCCTGGCAGGGAACACCGGAAAAAGCAGCGGTGGCCGGCGATTTTGCCATGCTCGAAAATGAAGTAGAGCCGGTGATAAAGACCCTGGTCGAAAACGGCATCGAAGTAGTGGCAGTGCATAACCACATGGTACACGAGCATCCCCATATTTTCTTCCTGCACTACTGGGGAGTAGGTCCTGCTGAAAAACTGGCCAAAGCGTTTAAAGCAGCCCTGGATAAAACCGGGAAAGAGAACAAATAGTGGATGAGAACCGCCGTGTTAAGACATCCGCAGGAATTTTGCATTGATGGCTACAATGATCGTACTTAAACTCATTAGCACAGCCCCCATGGCTGGACTGAGCATGAATGTGGGATACAAAATACCTGCTGCCAATGGAATGGCAATCACATTGTAGCCAACCGCCCAAAATAAGTTCTGGATCATCTTGCGATAGGTAGCCCGGCCAAAAGCGATCATCTGTACCACATCTTTGGGATCACTGTTCACCAAAATAATATCGGCAGTTTCTGCGGCTACATCTGTTCCGGAACCTACTGCAATGCCTACATCTGCCTGGGCCAATGCGGGTGCATCATTCACCCCATCACCCGTCATGGCTACGATCTCTCCTTTATCCTGGAACTCTTTTACCTTGTGTAGTTTTTCATGCGGTAATACATTGGCGAGATAGCCATCCATTTGCAGCTTTTGGGCTACTGCAGCGGCTACTTTTTCATTGTCACCCGTTAACAGGAAAGATTTTATGTTCATCTGCCTAAGGGCGTTTATGGCTTCTGCGGCTGTTTCGCGGATGCTGTCTGCCAGTGTAATGATACCGGCAGGCTTATCATCTATCAATAGGAACGTAACAGTATCTGTAGTCTGATCTATTCCTTCAGGGATCGGTGGAGCACTTGTTTTCTGCTGCTTAAAGTAGTTGGGTCCCGCAGCTATCACTTTTTTGCCGTTTACAATGCCGGTAACTCCCATGCCCTGCATGTATTGGAAGTCGGAGGTTTTCCATAATTCCAGGCTTTGCTGTTTCAACCTGCGCATAATGCCATGGGCAATGTGGTGTTCAGAGTTTTGTTGTATGGCTGCTGCGTATTGCAACAACTGGCCGGGTGTGTACTGGTTATTCAGCGATATCACCTGTTGTACCTCATGGGTACCTTTCGTTAGGGTACCTGTCTTGTCAAAAATGATAGTAGTCAGCTTTCGGGCATTTTCAAAGGCAGTACGGTTGCGGATCAGTAAGCCATGAACAGCAGACAGGGTAGTGGAAATAGCTACTACCAAAGGAATGGCTACACCCAGGGCATGGGGACAAGCCGTTACCATTACTGTCACCATTCTTTCCAGGGCGAAGGCCAGTTCCCTGCCGGCACTAAGCCACACAATAAAAGTTATAATTCCAATGCTGATGGATATAATGGTGAGCCATTTGGCCACCTTGTTAGCCAGGTTTTGGGTGTTGGATTTGGTACCTTGTGCCGACTGAACCATATTAATCACCTTGTTGAGATAACTATCGCTGCCGGCACCGGTTATTTCTACCTTTAATGCGCCATCCCCGTTGACGGCTCCTCCGATTACTTTATCGTGTTTTTCTTTCTTTACCGGCACGCTCTCCCCCGTCAACATACTTTCATTTACATAAGAGGTGCCTTCCAGTATATGGCCATCGGCAGGGATTTTTTCGCCAGGTTTCACAACAACGACCTGCTTATTCTCCAGTTCTTTTAAGGAAATATCTGTTACTGTTCCATTCCGTTCTACATGCACTACTGCAGGCAACAAAGCTACCAGTGATTCCAAAGCCTGGGAGGCGGCCATTTGCGATTTCATTTCCAGCCAATGGCCCAGCAACATAATATCGATCAGGGTAGCCAGCTCCCAAAAGAAGTCCATACCGGGAAGGCCAAAAACAACTGCAACACTGTACACATAAGCAGTTGTAATGGCTACGGCCACCAGTGTCATCATGCCTGGATTGCCCCATTTCAATTCCCGGACCAGCCCAACCAGGAAGGGCCCCCCTCCATAAAAGAAGATAAAACTGCTCAATGCCAGTAGTACATATTTATCTCCTGTAAAAGTGAAGGTAAAGCCCAGCCATTGCTGTATCATGTGTGATAACAGCAAAACCGGAACAGTAACAACCAGGCAGATCCAGAACCGTTTCAAAAAGCCTTCCGTATGATGGCCTGCATGTTCATCGTGCATCTGATGGTCAGTTTCCTTTTGCTGTTGCTTACTGGTTTGCTGCATTTCAGCATGGGCATGATGTTCATGCGCTTGTCCGGTTTTAGGCTCGGCATGATGATGGTGATGTTCATGGTTCATAATCGGCTCTTTTATGGTGGATAATTGGCAACCTGTACATTAACCTTTGATCGTGATGGGAAATTCAATGCGTAATTTTTCCCAGGCTACAGCAATCTTTCCGGTATTACTTTTCCCAGGTTCTACAAAATACTGTAATCGTTCAGTCAGCGCATATTTTACCGGTTTGACCTTAATCCTTACTACATCTTCTTTCTGGTCATATTCTGTGGCAAGGTGCTGTTGCCATTTTGTATTGATGATCACGGTCCATTCATTTTTACCAGGTATAGTGAAAAGAGCGTATTTTCCGGCAGGTATTTCTTTTCCGCCCACGACAAAGGTGTGCCCGATTTCAAGGGTGGTGGCATCATGGGCGCCGGTAACCCATACCTCATCGTAGGGTACCAATCCGCCCCATATTATCCTGCCCCTTACACCCGGTGAATGATAATTGATCTTAACAGAATCATGACCAATTACTCCAACAGCAGCCGATTTAATGCTACGTTTACTGGTATCTTTCAGCAAGTTTGGATTGTAACAAACTGCTTCCTTTTGTGCCTGTAATTTCAAAGCTCCGGCCAGTAATATAACTACCAGCCAGAACCTGGATACGAAAGTTGATTGAAACATACTGAATGCTGTTTAGTATTAGGACGTTTATTTAATAGTTTCTTTTACCTCTCCGCAGGTCATCATTTTTTCGCCGAAGTAAGGATTTTTGATTTCTTTGTTAGGACTGATCCAGGAAGCTCCCTTATCATTCAAAGCCATCGGGCAATAATCCACATATAGTTCACCGGAATTAAGACCTGACTTTTTTACAAGGGTAATAAAATCATTGCTCAAAGTAGAGTAAGCAGTTCTTTGCACTTCAATATCGGTAGCTGCGGTAATTTTTGCAGCATTGGAGGCAACGGCTTCTGCACCTGGAACCTCTTTTGCTCCTGCTTCGATGGCATTGCTGGCAACTTTGGCTTCTGCCATATCACCGTTTGTCAGCGCAGTTGTCAGGTGTACATAATGCTGGTAAACCGCATTGAGTTTGTCGTCTTTTAACTTTACAGATGCTGGGGAAGTCTTGCCTTCTTCCATTTTCATCTGATCATGGCCTGTGTGGTTTGCGCTATCCTTTTTATCGGTATCTCCACCTGAATTTCCATCACCGCAGGCGGCAAAAAGGATTACAGACAATACAGGAATAGCTGATTTCAATAACTGTTTCATGTTTTTAATTTTTAGGTAAATATTCGGGTGACGTTAATGTTGATGTGTTGCCATTGGATCAGCACCTTTCTTTAATACGTATTCGCTATACAATAAATAAGCTCCGCTGATCACCACTTTATCGCCTGCAGCTAATCCTTCAATAATTTCCACTGATTCAAAATTCTCCATACCGGTCCTTACTTTACGTGGCTCAAATTTCCCTTTGGCTGTTTCGATCCAGACGTGCGTTCCTTTTCCGTCCCTGATCACTGCATCTACCGGCAGTGTAAGGGCATCTGTTTTGGCTTTAACTGGTAATAGGATATTTACCTGCTGTCCTGGTTGCCACTGATTGCCGGGATTGACAATAGTACCTCGAACCTGTAATAGCTGGCTGCCGCTTTGCAAGGAAGGATTGATAAATTGAATGATCATGGTTTGGGGTTTGTTTTCCCAACCGGCTACAATTACCTGAACGGCCTGGTTCACACGGATGGCCCCTGCTTCGGAGGGGTATATATCCGCCTCTACCCATAATTCACCATACCCTTCGAGTTTCATAACAGCACTACCTTCTGCGGTATATTGTCCTTCTGTAATGGAGAGTTCAGCTACGGTGCCACTGCTGGGCGCATAATAGGTTACATAAGGGCTTATCTTTTGTGCCTGAAGTAACTGGTTGATTTGTGTTTCTGATTGATCATACAGCACCAGTTTTTGCCTGGCAGCTTTTTCTATTTGTTGAAACCGGGCATCTTCCGGGAATTGCCGCGCCTGCGCGGCTGACAATAAGTATTCCTGTTGTAAAGTGGCGAGCTGTTCAGAGTAAATTTCATACAAGGGTTGGCCTTTATTTACTTTGACACCTGTTTCCCGTACATACAATGCTTCAATCCTGCCTGGCACTCGCGTAGATATGACAACCGTTTTTTCAGGATCTGTTGCAAGCCTGCCATTTAACTGTTTTACATTGGATAATGCACCTGCGCCAATGGTCATGGTAGTTACATTCGCAAGTGATACCTGGCTTTCACTGAGGGTCAGGAAAGCATCTTTATTATTTTTATCAAAGGGCACCAGGTCCATTCCACAGATTGGGCAGGTTCCTGGTTTGTTTTGGACGATCTGCGGATGCATGGGACAGGTATAGGTCTGAGCCGCCTTTGCCTGCTGTTCCGTATTCTTTTTGTTGCCTTCTTTACAAGCCTCTAAAACCAGCACTGGTGCCATAGTAAAAATAGCAAGGGTCTTTATAAATCGCTTTCTTTCCATATACTACTGTTTGGCTTTGCCATTTACTTTTATGAAACTTTCGCTATCTACGAGATAAGCTGCGTTAGAAGCTACCTGCCAACCTGCTATATCAGTAATAACTTGTATAAAACCTTCCGATTCTATCCCGGTTTGTATTTCGATAGGGCTATACAGGCCATTATCTTTTCTGAATACAACAGACTTAGTACCTAATCGCCAGACAGCTTTTTTAGGTAGCCACCAGTTTCCGGTGTAAACGACAGGGATAATACCGGTAAGCAATTGTCCAACCTGAAAATTATTTTTATCCAGGTAAACTCTTCCTATCAAGAAGTTCTGTCCGTTGCGAAACACAGGTTCTATTAGCCCTAAACGGGCAGATTGAATAGCGTTTTTATTTCCAGCCGGGTAGAACAACAGTTTTTGTCCTTTTTTTAATTGCGTGGCCAATGACGGGAGGAATGCAAATTCTGCCACAAGGTTAGTGGCCTGATAGATGGTAAAAACCGTCTGGCCCGCATTTACGTATTGACCTTCGCGGATCATTA comes from Paraflavitalea devenefica and encodes:
- a CDS encoding DUF1259 domain-containing protein, whose product is MKRFLGLMIITGTFMTACDQSGNENKIAAGSEPRKDTIACPPGSSKLDIATIEQVTGMKGVSKNGEYKITVPQHDLNVVVDGFKIIPPMGLGSWAAFTPCADSAMVMGDIILTETDLAPVQQEVIKQGFAITAIHNHFVRNHPNVMYMHIDGRGKAAQLSARVKAIFDRVTASRGKDPKASKPDSVINTISTSMLDSIIGYKGEAAKGVYKYTIGRPDVALLEHGIPVSSFMGFNTWAAWQGTPEKAAVAGDFAMLENEVEPVIKTLVENGIEVVAVHNHMVHEHPHIFFLHYWGVGPAEKLAKAFKAALDKTGKENK
- a CDS encoding copper-translocating P-type ATPase; the encoded protein is MNHEHHHHHAEPKTGQAHEHHAHAEMQQTSKQQQKETDHQMHDEHAGHHTEGFLKRFWICLVVTVPVLLLSHMIQQWLGFTFTFTGDKYVLLALSSFIFFYGGGPFLVGLVRELKWGNPGMMTLVAVAITTAYVYSVAVVFGLPGMDFFWELATLIDIMLLGHWLEMKSQMAASQALESLVALLPAVVHVERNGTVTDISLKELENKQVVVVKPGEKIPADGHILEGTSYVNESMLTGESVPVKKEKHDKVIGGAVNGDGALKVEITGAGSDSYLNKVINMVQSAQGTKSNTQNLANKVAKWLTIISISIGIITFIVWLSAGRELAFALERMVTVMVTACPHALGVAIPLVVAISTTLSAVHGLLIRNRTAFENARKLTTIIFDKTGTLTKGTHEVQQVISLNNQYTPGQLLQYAAAIQQNSEHHIAHGIMRRLKQQSLELWKTSDFQYMQGMGVTGIVNGKKVIAAGPNYFKQQKTSAPPIPEGIDQTTDTVTFLLIDDKPAGIITLADSIRETAAEAINALRQMNIKSFLLTGDNEKVAAAVAQKLQMDGYLANVLPHEKLHKVKEFQDKGEIVAMTGDGVNDAPALAQADVGIAVGSGTDVAAETADIILVNSDPKDVVQMIAFGRATYRKMIQNLFWAVGYNVIAIPLAAGILYPTFMLSPAMGAVLMSLSTIIVAINAKFLRMS
- a CDS encoding DUF2911 domain-containing protein; protein product: MFQSTFVSRFWLVVILLAGALKLQAQKEAVCYNPNLLKDTSKRSIKSAAVGVIGHDSVKINYHSPGVRGRIIWGGLVPYDEVWVTGAHDATTLEIGHTFVVGGKEIPAGKYALFTIPGKNEWTVIINTKWQQHLATEYDQKEDVVRIKVKPVKYALTERLQYFVEPGKSNTGKIAVAWEKLRIEFPITIKG
- a CDS encoding DUF3347 domain-containing protein, producing MKQLLKSAIPVLSVILFAACGDGNSGGDTDKKDSANHTGHDQMKMEEGKTSPASVKLKDDKLNAVYQHYVHLTTALTNGDMAEAKVASNAIEAGAKEVPGAEAVASNAAKITAATDIEVQRTAYSTLSNDFITLVKKSGLNSGELYVDYCPMALNDKGASWISPNKEIKNPYFGEKMMTCGEVKETIK
- a CDS encoding efflux RND transporter periplasmic adaptor subunit; translation: MERKRFIKTLAIFTMAPVLVLEACKEGNKKNTEQQAKAAQTYTCPMHPQIVQNKPGTCPICGMDLVPFDKNNKDAFLTLSESQVSLANVTTMTIGAGALSNVKQLNGRLATDPEKTVVISTRVPGRIEALYVRETGVKVNKGQPLYEIYSEQLATLQQEYLLSAAQARQFPEDARFQQIEKAARQKLVLYDQSETQINQLLQAQKISPYVTYYAPSSGTVAELSITEGQYTAEGSAVMKLEGYGELWVEADIYPSEAGAIRVNQAVQVIVAGWENKPQTMIIQFINPSLQSGSQLLQVRGTIVNPGNQWQPGQQVNILLPVKAKTDALTLPVDAVIRDGKGTHVWIETAKGKFEPRKVRTGMENFESVEIIEGLAAGDKVVISGAYLLYSEYVLKKGADPMATHQH